A single region of the Halorubrum depositum genome encodes:
- a CDS encoding HalOD1 output domain-containing protein — protein sequence MSHANNHRTLAGTDTTIVERAPTEADTSTTVTIVRAVAEAESVNPGELPVLADVIDPEAIEGIFDSDPAVGRSGVRLSFDYCGYVVEITDDLVTLRR from the coding sequence ATGTCCCACGCCAATAACCACCGTACACTCGCCGGAACCGACACGACCATCGTCGAGCGCGCCCCGACCGAGGCCGACACGTCGACGACGGTTACGATAGTCCGGGCGGTAGCCGAAGCCGAGTCCGTCAACCCGGGCGAGCTGCCGGTTCTGGCCGACGTCATCGACCCCGAAGCGATCGAGGGGATCTTCGACTCGGACCCCGCCGTCGGACGGTCCGGCGTGCGGCTCTCCTTCGATTACTGCGGCTACGTGGTCGAGATCACCGACGACCTGGTGACGCTCCGCCGGTAG
- a CDS encoding DUF7344 domain-containing protein gives MTDARDAGEGLSADVCLTLLSNAHRRAALLSIYDRPADGGPIPVEEAVPCSTAEPVAVTLNHNHLPKLQEHGVIRWDREAETVAEGPAFGGIEPFVDLLDDDRARLPDDWRSGSER, from the coding sequence GTGACCGACGCGCGAGACGCCGGCGAGGGGCTGTCGGCCGACGTCTGCCTGACGCTCCTCTCGAACGCGCACCGACGGGCGGCGCTGCTGTCGATTTACGACCGCCCGGCCGACGGGGGACCGATCCCCGTCGAGGAGGCGGTCCCCTGTTCGACCGCCGAGCCCGTGGCGGTGACGCTGAACCACAACCACCTGCCGAAGCTTCAGGAGCACGGCGTCATCCGGTGGGACCGCGAGGCCGAAACCGTCGCCGAGGGGCCGGCGTTCGGCGGGATCGAGCCGTTCGTCGACCTGCTCGACGACGACCGCGCGCGGCTCCCGGACGACTGGCGTTCCGGTTCCGAACGCTGA
- a CDS encoding bacterio-opsin activator domain-containing protein: MNGSHAVADTNATVDDLLGVDGSPVGIDLREADPSFGPELRDAVESADRSGRTAEAEVALDDGTTLRFRAVPSRGGVGVLVRDVTRNSEMRRDLRRSNRVLETLEDGVYTLNEAFVITSVNEAVTEMTGYDRAELVGSHASMLAGSETLEKAEEILAMLRGDGSDIGMIESSIRTASGESLPIETQFSSVEFDDGRHGRVGVVRDVTDRRRNESALRELSRSARRLLRADDAASVFETVVDVTASVWPEATVVAYSFDRTEARLVPAAASDGDHDERGPGSLLWEVFTAGSDAAETTVDPARSIETDGDGSPPLRRVPGSAGTEPPDDADAVPPTGRVVERSGDSDDSDDPDDSSGRTLYATLDGHGLFRVEFDSAEPAGNLEEPVGLLAANAVAALDSVERETELSRNRERLERLHGLNDLLRRINGELVDADTLDEIAAAVCDTLVEADSVEFVWVGETYRTGGDPTPIAQAGESDGFLDSLRREGAPSPAGEGAASTADTARLPGVRAVEARDPVRVSDVSDGLREERWRERALARGYRSVVSVPLSYGDLCYGVLSVYADQRSVFDGEFGDLLVELGDNVANAISNLETRRSLRTGSLVELELRLDDPDALLSRTASAFGAPLHVEGTVPQGAGRSLVYFTTDGDGSGLTESVAALESLRETGGGRTGRFEASVTDETVADRVSAHGGSIERMVADADGADLTITFPRPVDVRRIVEHLEERYDRVDLRSRRDRSGGGGSGTRPGFSDELTDRQREAVETAYLGGYFEWPRASTGEEIATAMDITQPTFNRHLRTAERKLLGGVLGDIDADG, translated from the coding sequence GTGAACGGTTCCCACGCGGTTGCCGACACGAACGCGACGGTCGACGACCTGCTCGGCGTCGACGGTTCGCCGGTCGGTATCGACCTGCGTGAGGCGGACCCGAGCTTCGGTCCGGAGCTGCGGGACGCCGTCGAGTCGGCCGACCGGAGCGGCCGGACCGCCGAGGCGGAGGTCGCGCTCGACGACGGGACGACGCTCCGCTTCCGAGCGGTCCCGAGCCGCGGCGGCGTCGGCGTGCTCGTCCGCGACGTCACCCGGAACTCCGAGATGCGACGCGACCTCCGCCGGTCGAACCGCGTCCTCGAGACGCTGGAGGACGGCGTGTACACGCTGAACGAGGCGTTCGTCATCACGTCGGTCAACGAGGCGGTCACGGAGATGACCGGCTACGACCGCGCGGAGCTCGTCGGGTCGCACGCGTCGATGCTCGCGGGGAGCGAGACGCTCGAGAAAGCCGAGGAGATCCTCGCCATGCTCCGCGGCGACGGCTCCGACATCGGCATGATCGAGTCGTCGATCAGGACGGCGTCCGGGGAGTCGCTGCCGATCGAGACGCAGTTCTCCTCGGTCGAGTTCGACGACGGCCGTCACGGGCGCGTCGGCGTCGTCAGGGACGTGACCGACAGACGCCGCAACGAGAGCGCCCTCCGCGAGCTGAGCCGCTCCGCTCGGCGGCTCCTCCGCGCCGACGACGCGGCGTCGGTCTTCGAAACCGTCGTCGACGTGACCGCCTCGGTCTGGCCCGAGGCCACCGTCGTGGCGTACTCGTTCGACCGGACCGAAGCGAGGCTGGTTCCGGCGGCCGCGTCCGACGGCGACCACGACGAACGCGGACCGGGAAGCCTGCTCTGGGAGGTGTTCACCGCCGGCTCCGACGCCGCCGAGACGACGGTCGACCCGGCGCGCTCGATCGAAACGGACGGAGACGGTTCCCCGCCGCTCCGGCGAGTCCCCGGTTCCGCGGGGACGGAGCCGCCGGACGACGCGGACGCGGTCCCGCCGACTGGGCGCGTGGTCGAGCGGTCGGGCGACTCGGACGACTCGGACGATCCGGACGACTCGTCCGGTCGCACTCTGTACGCGACGCTCGACGGCCACGGTCTGTTCCGCGTCGAGTTCGACTCGGCGGAGCCGGCGGGGAACCTCGAGGAGCCGGTCGGGCTGCTGGCCGCGAACGCCGTCGCGGCTCTCGACAGCGTCGAACGCGAGACCGAACTCTCCCGGAATCGAGAGCGACTGGAGCGCCTCCACGGGCTCAACGACCTCCTCAGACGGATCAACGGCGAGCTCGTCGACGCGGACACGCTCGACGAGATCGCGGCGGCCGTCTGCGATACGCTCGTCGAGGCCGACTCCGTCGAGTTCGTCTGGGTCGGGGAGACGTACCGAACCGGCGGCGATCCGACCCCGATCGCGCAGGCGGGGGAGTCGGACGGGTTCCTCGACTCCCTTCGGCGGGAGGGCGCCCCGTCTCCGGCGGGCGAGGGGGCCGCCAGCACGGCCGATACCGCCCGACTCCCCGGCGTCCGCGCCGTCGAGGCGCGCGATCCCGTCCGCGTTTCCGACGTGTCGGACGGGCTGCGGGAGGAGCGGTGGCGGGAGCGCGCCCTCGCGCGCGGGTACCGATCGGTCGTCAGCGTCCCGCTCTCGTACGGCGACCTGTGTTACGGCGTCCTGTCGGTGTACGCCGACCAGCGGTCGGTGTTCGACGGCGAGTTCGGCGACCTGCTCGTCGAGCTCGGGGACAACGTCGCGAACGCGATCAGCAACCTGGAAACCAGGCGGTCGCTCCGGACCGGCTCCCTCGTGGAGCTGGAGCTGCGTCTCGACGACCCCGACGCGCTCCTGTCGCGGACCGCGTCCGCCTTCGGGGCCCCGCTCCACGTCGAGGGGACCGTCCCGCAGGGAGCCGGTCGGTCGCTGGTGTACTTCACCACCGACGGGGACGGGTCCGGCTTGACGGAGTCGGTGGCCGCCCTGGAGTCGCTCCGCGAGACGGGCGGCGGACGGACCGGGCGATTCGAGGCGTCGGTGACCGACGAGACCGTGGCCGACAGGGTGAGCGCACACGGGGGAAGCATCGAGCGGATGGTCGCCGACGCCGACGGCGCGGACCTGACGATCACCTTCCCGCGACCCGTGGACGTGCGGCGGATCGTCGAACACCTCGAGGAGCGGTACGACCGCGTCGACCTCCGCTCTCGTCGGGACCGATCGGGAGGCGGCGGTTCCGGTACTCGCCCCGGCTTCTCGGACGAACTCACCGACAGACAGCGGGAAGCGGTCGAGACGGCGTATCTCGGCGGCTACTTCGAGTGGCCGCGAGCGAGCACCGGCGAGGAGATCGCGACGGCGATGGACATCACCCAACCGACGTTCAATCGGCACCTCCGGACGGCCGAGCGGAAGCTCCTCGGAGGCGTGCTCGGCGACATCGACGCCGACGGCTGA
- the glmU gene encoding bifunctional sugar-1-phosphate nucleotidylyltransferase/acetyltransferase, with protein MQAVILAAGRGTRMGPLTETTPKPMLPVADAPLVEHVADAAVEAGADELVVTVGYGADRLREHLGDAHRGVPIRYAVQESQRGTADALAAAADHVDGAFAVLNGDSLYRGADLARLFESPPRIGAFRVDDPSQYGVLTVDGDAVTEVREKPSDPATDLVNAGAYSFSAETVDLLDVSESERGERELTDVLARVMAREELGYAVLEEWMDVGRPWELLEANERRLPGSDSGTRGGDDGGHVRPDPTIRGDVHSNATIRGDVVVEEGATVGPGVVVEGPALLRSGCSVGPNAYVRGATLIGEGARVGHAVEIKNSVLMADATVGHLSYVGDSLLGPSVNLGAGTNVANLRHDGEPVAATVKGERVSTGRRKFGAVLGPGVKTGIQSGINAGVTLSAGARTEPGEIVRRDR; from the coding sequence ATGCAAGCAGTCATTCTCGCCGCGGGACGGGGAACGCGGATGGGCCCGTTGACGGAGACGACGCCGAAGCCGATGCTACCGGTGGCCGACGCCCCGCTCGTCGAACACGTCGCCGACGCGGCCGTCGAGGCCGGCGCCGACGAGCTCGTGGTGACCGTCGGCTACGGGGCCGACCGGCTCCGGGAGCACCTCGGTGACGCCCATCGTGGGGTTCCGATTCGGTACGCGGTACAGGAGTCACAGCGCGGGACCGCGGACGCGCTGGCGGCGGCGGCCGACCACGTCGACGGCGCGTTCGCCGTGCTGAACGGGGACTCGCTGTACCGCGGCGCGGACCTCGCCCGCCTGTTCGAGTCGCCGCCGCGGATCGGCGCGTTCCGCGTCGACGACCCCTCCCAGTACGGCGTGTTGACCGTCGACGGCGACGCGGTGACCGAGGTCCGCGAGAAGCCGTCCGATCCGGCGACGGACCTCGTCAACGCCGGCGCGTACTCCTTCTCCGCCGAGACGGTCGACCTGCTCGACGTGTCGGAGAGCGAGCGGGGGGAGCGGGAGCTCACCGACGTGCTGGCCCGAGTGATGGCCCGCGAGGAGCTCGGCTACGCGGTCTTAGAGGAGTGGATGGACGTCGGCCGGCCATGGGAGCTGCTGGAGGCCAACGAGCGGCGGCTTCCCGGGAGCGACTCGGGGACGCGCGGCGGCGACGACGGGGGTCACGTCCGCCCGGACCCGACGATACGCGGTGACGTCCATTCGAACGCGACGATACGCGGCGACGTGGTCGTCGAGGAGGGCGCGACGGTCGGTCCCGGCGTCGTCGTCGAGGGGCCGGCCCTGCTCCGGTCCGGCTGCTCCGTCGGGCCGAACGCGTACGTCCGCGGCGCGACGCTGATCGGTGAGGGAGCGCGCGTCGGCCACGCGGTGGAGATCAAAAACAGCGTCCTGATGGCGGACGCGACGGTCGGACACCTCTCGTACGTCGGGGACAGCCTCCTCGGCCCGTCGGTGAACCTCGGCGCCGGGACGAACGTCGCGAACCTGCGGCACGACGGGGAGCCGGTCGCCGCGACCGTGAAGGGAGAGCGCGTCTCGACCGGGCGCAGGAAGTTCGGCGCGGTGCTCGGCCCCGGCGTGAAGACCGGCATTCAGTCGGGGATCAACGCCGGGGTGACGCTCTCCGCTGGCGCGCGGACGGAGCCCGGCGAGATCGTCCGCCGCGACCGGTGA
- a CDS encoding DUF7563 family protein, producing the protein MTEPETATDVNRRCGRCGSAVSRRFVRVFGMGDTVHGCLDCLPRNRLSNGEAARRDDADRERSLRAP; encoded by the coding sequence ATGACAGAGCCCGAGACCGCGACGGACGTCAACCGTCGCTGTGGTCGATGCGGGTCGGCCGTGAGTCGGAGATTCGTTCGCGTGTTCGGGATGGGAGACACGGTTCACGGCTGCCTCGACTGTCTCCCGCGGAACCGGCTCTCGAACGGCGAAGCGGCGCGGCGAGACGACGCGGACCGAGAGCGATCCCTCCGAGCTCCGTAA
- the aglF gene encoding UTP--glucose-1-phosphate uridylyltransferase AglF has translation MQAVVLAAGKGTRLRPLTEDKPKVLVEVDGTPLVEDVFDNLIACGATEFVVVVGYKKEQIIDRYGDAYEGVPITYAHQREQLGLAHAILQAEPHVDDDFMLMLGDNVFRGNLADVVNRQREERADAAFLVEEVPYEEASRYGVLDTNEYGEVVEVVEKPDDPPSNLVMTGFYTFTDAIFHACHLVQPSDRGEYELPDAIDLLIQSGRTIDAIRLDGWRIDVGYPEDRDRAAERLSESTDADAAADADAERVAEN, from the coding sequence ATGCAAGCAGTCGTGCTCGCCGCCGGCAAGGGGACGCGTCTCCGCCCGCTCACGGAGGACAAGCCGAAGGTGCTCGTGGAGGTCGACGGGACGCCGCTCGTCGAGGACGTCTTCGACAACCTCATCGCCTGCGGCGCGACCGAGTTCGTCGTCGTCGTCGGCTACAAGAAAGAGCAGATCATCGACCGCTACGGCGACGCGTACGAGGGCGTCCCGATCACGTACGCTCACCAGCGCGAGCAGCTGGGCCTCGCGCACGCCATCCTCCAGGCGGAGCCCCACGTCGACGACGACTTCATGCTGATGCTCGGCGACAACGTCTTCCGGGGCAACCTCGCCGACGTGGTCAACAGACAGCGGGAGGAGCGCGCGGACGCCGCCTTCCTCGTCGAGGAGGTCCCGTACGAGGAGGCGTCCCGCTACGGCGTTTTGGACACCAACGAGTACGGCGAGGTCGTCGAGGTGGTCGAGAAGCCCGACGACCCGCCAAGCAACCTCGTCATGACCGGCTTCTACACGTTCACCGACGCGATCTTCCACGCCTGTCACCTCGTCCAGCCCTCCGACCGCGGCGAGTACGAGCTCCCCGACGCGATCGACCTCCTCATCCAGTCGGGCCGCACCATCGACGCGATCCGACTCGACGGGTGGCGCATCGACGTGGGCTACCCCGAGGACCGCGACCGGGCCGCCGAACGGCTCTCGGAGTCGACGGACGCCGACGCCGCGGCGGACGCGGACGCCGAACGGGTCGCGGAGAACTGA
- the glmS gene encoding glutamine--fructose-6-phosphate transaminase (isomerizing), with translation MCGITARVGKGPAIAELLTGLRNLEYRGYDSAGVATVTPDGIEVVKHEGEIDVLCDAVDQSSVRGATGIGHTRWSTHGPPTDANAHPHTDCLGRVAVVHNGIIENYTDLKKELTAHEFTSDTDTEVVPHLLEEFLSAGYGPEAAFRRTVDRLSGSYAIAAVFEGSDTVFGTRSGSPLVLGRADDAYYLASDVPAFLEYTNEVVYLRDGDVVAMRPDGYSITDTDGEPVERSFETVDWDPNDAGKGGYDHYMLKEIHEQPAALRQTIRGRMDPLEGRVEFEELPEDAFDGVESVHLVAMGTSYHAAVYATTLLADRGIPAQAFLSGEYGSNPPPVDDGTLVIAVTQSGETADTLSAIRSVQGTGARTLALTNVVGSTITRECEHTVCIRAGPEIGVAATKSFSSQVAALILLSERLSYDTNGASPRESSELLSSLAALPDDVQQILDEPAAESVAAAYRDADSYFFIGRGVAHPVALEGALKFKEITYDHAEGFSAAELKHGPLALVTENTPVFAVFTGRNDTKTLHNAKEVSARDAPIIAVSADNDARIDDYADHVLRIPDTHQDVAGILANVQLQLVSYMAADELSRAIDKPRNLAKSVTVE, from the coding sequence ATGTGCGGGATCACCGCCCGCGTCGGAAAGGGACCCGCGATCGCGGAGCTCCTCACCGGGCTCCGCAACCTGGAGTACCGCGGCTACGACTCCGCGGGGGTCGCCACCGTGACGCCCGACGGGATCGAGGTCGTGAAACACGAGGGCGAGATCGACGTCCTCTGTGACGCCGTCGACCAGTCGTCCGTCCGCGGGGCGACCGGGATCGGACACACGAGGTGGTCCACGCACGGCCCGCCGACCGACGCGAACGCGCACCCGCACACCGACTGCCTCGGCCGGGTCGCGGTCGTCCACAACGGGATCATCGAGAACTACACCGATCTGAAGAAAGAGCTGACCGCACACGAGTTCACGAGCGACACGGACACCGAGGTCGTCCCGCACCTCTTAGAGGAGTTCCTCTCGGCCGGCTACGGACCGGAGGCGGCGTTCAGGCGAACGGTCGATCGCCTCTCGGGGAGCTACGCCATCGCCGCGGTGTTCGAGGGCTCCGACACCGTCTTCGGCACCCGGAGCGGGTCGCCGCTCGTGCTCGGCCGCGCGGACGACGCGTACTACCTCGCGAGCGACGTGCCGGCGTTCCTGGAGTACACCAACGAGGTGGTCTACCTCCGCGACGGCGACGTGGTCGCGATGCGTCCGGACGGGTACTCGATCACCGACACGGACGGCGAGCCCGTGGAGCGCTCGTTCGAGACGGTCGACTGGGACCCGAACGACGCCGGGAAGGGGGGGTACGACCACTACATGCTCAAGGAGATCCACGAGCAGCCGGCCGCGCTGCGACAGACCATTCGGGGTCGCATGGACCCCCTCGAGGGCCGCGTCGAGTTCGAGGAGCTCCCCGAGGACGCGTTCGACGGGGTCGAGTCGGTACACCTCGTCGCCATGGGCACCTCCTACCACGCGGCGGTGTACGCGACGACCCTGCTCGCGGACCGCGGGATCCCGGCGCAGGCGTTCCTGTCGGGGGAGTACGGCTCGAACCCGCCACCCGTCGACGACGGCACGCTCGTCATCGCCGTCACCCAGAGCGGCGAGACCGCCGACACGCTCTCGGCGATACGGAGCGTCCAGGGGACGGGCGCCCGCACGCTCGCCCTGACGAACGTGGTCGGGTCCACGATCACGCGGGAGTGCGAGCACACCGTGTGCATCCGCGCGGGACCGGAGATCGGCGTCGCCGCGACGAAGTCGTTCTCCTCGCAGGTGGCGGCGCTGATCCTGCTCAGCGAGCGGCTGAGCTACGACACGAACGGCGCGAGCCCCCGCGAGTCGAGCGAGCTGCTCAGCTCGCTCGCGGCGCTGCCGGACGACGTCCAGCAGATCCTCGACGAGCCGGCCGCGGAGTCCGTCGCCGCCGCGTATCGGGACGCCGACTCGTACTTCTTCATCGGCCGGGGCGTCGCCCATCCGGTGGCGCTCGAGGGGGCGCTGAAGTTCAAGGAGATCACGTACGACCACGCGGAGGGGTTCTCGGCCGCCGAGCTCAAACACGGCCCCCTCGCGCTCGTCACCGAGAACACGCCGGTGTTCGCCGTCTTCACCGGACGGAACGACACCAAGACGCTGCACAACGCCAAGGAGGTGAGCGCGCGCGACGCGCCCATCATCGCCGTGAGCGCCGACAACGACGCGAGGATCGACGACTACGCGGACCACGTGCTTCGGATCCCGGACACGCACCAGGACGTCGCCGGCATCCTCGCGAACGTCCAGCTCCAGCTGGTGTCGTATATGGCCGCGGACGAGCTCTCGCGCGCGATCGACAAGCCGCGGAACCTCGCGAAGAGCGTCACCGTCGAGTGA
- a CDS encoding sugar phosphate nucleotidyltransferase, whose translation MSALDQAVVLAAGEGRRVRPLTRYQPKPMLRVAGRPILEYPLDAVVETGVDHVVLVVGHGRNRIQNRFENSYRGVDLTYVTQSTQLGSGHALQAAADHVDGEFLVVNGDNVIDETMVRVTAERYAESDAAACLAVATSDRTDEYGTVGVKDGLVDRIDEHGDGVSARINAGVYAFDESVFDALKRTEFEDGERPLTGAIAGLDGPVIAATPNGVWFDPSYPWDLLRTNERILYAHPTLADVTERVKASARVHESAVIGENVLIGPDCKVSAGAVVKGGTCLLSSTIVGENAVIEGSIVGPDSRIGANALLRDTIVGGGATIGDGTVSPGRSATLVVDGVEYADRRLGGVVADRATVGANVTITPGCRIGPRGTVAPGIALRRDVPENAEVVA comes from the coding sequence ATGAGCGCCCTGGATCAGGCGGTCGTCCTCGCGGCCGGCGAGGGCCGGCGCGTCAGGCCGCTCACTCGCTACCAGCCGAAGCCGATGCTCCGGGTCGCCGGACGACCGATACTGGAGTACCCGCTCGACGCGGTGGTCGAGACCGGCGTCGACCACGTCGTCCTCGTGGTCGGCCACGGGCGGAACCGGATCCAGAACCGGTTCGAGAACTCCTACCGCGGGGTCGACCTCACCTACGTCACGCAGTCGACGCAGCTGGGAAGCGGCCACGCGTTGCAGGCCGCGGCCGACCACGTCGACGGGGAGTTCCTCGTGGTGAACGGGGACAACGTCATCGACGAGACGATGGTGCGCGTCACCGCCGAGCGGTACGCCGAGTCGGACGCCGCCGCCTGTCTCGCGGTCGCCACGTCGGACCGGACCGACGAGTACGGCACGGTGGGCGTCAAAGACGGGCTCGTCGACCGGATCGACGAGCACGGCGACGGCGTGTCGGCGCGGATCAACGCCGGCGTGTACGCGTTCGACGAGTCGGTGTTCGACGCGCTCAAGCGGACCGAGTTCGAGGACGGGGAACGACCCCTGACCGGAGCGATCGCCGGGCTGGACGGTCCCGTGATCGCCGCGACGCCGAACGGCGTCTGGTTCGATCCCTCCTACCCGTGGGACCTCCTCCGAACGAACGAGCGGATCCTCTACGCACACCCGACGCTCGCCGACGTTACCGAGCGGGTGAAGGCGTCGGCGCGGGTCCACGAGTCGGCCGTGATCGGCGAGAACGTGCTGATCGGCCCCGACTGCAAGGTGTCGGCCGGCGCCGTGGTAAAGGGGGGAACCTGTCTCCTCTCCAGTACCATCGTCGGCGAGAACGCGGTGATCGAGGGGTCGATCGTCGGGCCCGACTCGCGGATCGGCGCGAACGCGCTGCTCCGAGACACCATCGTCGGCGGCGGGGCGACGATCGGCGACGGGACGGTCTCGCCGGGCCGGTCGGCGACGCTCGTCGTCGACGGCGTCGAGTACGCGGACCGCCGGCTCGGGGGCGTCGTCGCCGACCGCGCCACCGTCGGCGCCAACGTCACGATCACGCCGGGCTGTCGGATCGGGCCGCGGGGGACGGTGGCGCCGGGGATCGCGCTCCGTCGCGACGTCCCCGAGAACGCGGAGGTGGTGGCGTAA
- a CDS encoding DUF7511 domain-containing protein — protein MSGGANDDRRTDGGVARPGADVPDRRPMLEGTVVRYEDKPDECTLHPSEPTERECTTAWITAKEGSYVSAVAWR, from the coding sequence ATGAGCGGAGGAGCGAACGACGACCGGCGAACCGACGGAGGGGTGGCGCGACCGGGCGCGGATGTTCCCGACCGGCGCCCGATGCTCGAGGGGACCGTCGTGAGGTACGAGGACAAGCCGGACGAGTGCACCCTCCACCCGTCGGAGCCGACGGAGCGGGAGTGCACGACCGCGTGGATCACCGCCAAAGAGGGGAGTTACGTCTCCGCGGTCGCGTGGCGGTGA
- a CDS encoding alpha-D-ribose 1-methylphosphonate 5-triphosphate diphosphatase yields the protein MTEFTEIRNGRVVTPSGVVENGRVVVAGERIVRIDRADGVAAGGGTVIDADGRVVMPGLIDLHGDDIEGQFAPRSGAETDPTTALATTDRMNVLHGVTTKFHALAFEEAPDDGRCLENAARLARAVERGADTLGDNRVHARCELADASAAAVEELTAEVDVDLVSVMHHTPGDGQYDAESFERHYVEDRNWPVDAAEAAAEERGGMDDASRNRRIDRVAELARRVDAPLASHDDECRADVETMADHGAAISEYPITLDAARRAKALGLATVMGAPNLVRGGSLWDNLSAAEAIEAGVLDVLCSDYHPASLLAAPFVDTGEPLSTRVNRVTRNPADVAGLPDRGRIEVGARADLVVVDPSPTPTVERALVAGAEAIRTGDATATRSAPRPVGR from the coding sequence GTGACGGAGTTCACCGAGATCAGGAACGGGCGGGTCGTCACGCCGTCGGGCGTCGTCGAGAACGGTCGCGTCGTCGTGGCCGGCGAGCGCATCGTCCGGATCGATCGGGCCGACGGCGTCGCGGCGGGCGGAGGCACCGTCATCGACGCCGACGGCCGCGTCGTCATGCCGGGGCTGATCGACCTCCACGGGGACGACATCGAGGGGCAGTTCGCGCCGCGGTCCGGCGCCGAGACCGACCCGACGACCGCGCTCGCCACGACCGATCGGATGAACGTCCTCCACGGCGTGACGACGAAGTTCCACGCCCTCGCGTTCGAGGAGGCGCCCGACGACGGTCGGTGCCTCGAGAACGCGGCCCGCCTCGCCCGGGCCGTCGAGCGCGGGGCGGACACGCTCGGAGACAACCGCGTGCACGCGCGCTGCGAGCTCGCGGACGCGAGCGCCGCCGCGGTCGAGGAGCTGACGGCGGAGGTCGACGTCGACCTCGTGTCGGTGATGCACCACACCCCGGGCGACGGCCAGTACGACGCCGAGTCGTTCGAGCGGCACTACGTCGAGGACCGGAACTGGCCGGTCGACGCCGCCGAGGCCGCCGCGGAAGAGCGGGGCGGGATGGACGACGCGAGCCGGAATCGGCGGATCGACCGGGTCGCCGAGCTCGCTCGGCGCGTCGACGCCCCGCTCGCGTCCCACGACGACGAGTGCCGAGCGGACGTCGAGACGATGGCGGACCACGGGGCGGCGATCAGCGAGTACCCGATCACGCTCGACGCGGCCCGGCGCGCGAAGGCCCTCGGCCTCGCGACCGTGATGGGCGCGCCGAACCTCGTGCGCGGCGGGAGCCTCTGGGACAACCTGAGCGCCGCCGAGGCGATCGAGGCGGGCGTTCTCGACGTCCTCTGTTCGGACTATCACCCGGCGTCGCTGCTCGCGGCGCCGTTCGTCGACACCGGGGAGCCGCTGTCCACTCGCGTCAATCGGGTCACGCGGAACCCGGCCGACGTCGCCGGCCTCCCGGACAGGGGACGGATCGAGGTGGGCGCCCGCGCGGACCTCGTCGTCGTCGACCCGTCGCCGACCCCGACCGTCGAGCGGGCGCTCGTCGCGGGGGCGGAGGCGATTCGAACCGGCGACGCGACGGCCACCAGATCCGCTCCCCGGCCGGTCGGGCGCTGA